A single window of Microbispora hainanensis DNA harbors:
- a CDS encoding MATE family efflux transporter: MPLTSGTGHGRAHDREILRLAIPAFGALVAEPLFLLTDSVIVGHLPDPALGALGVASAALSALVGLCVFLAYATTAAVARRLGAGDVRQAMRQGMDGLWLAAIIGLAVGVVCWPLAPFIVHLFGATGQLAAQAVTYLRISLLGTPGMLLVLAGTGVLRGLQDTRTPLAVSIASFGLNGLLNIWFVLGLGWGISGSAWGTVVAQSLAAATYLALVVRTARAHGASLLPDLAGVRAAGAAGFALVVRTACLQAVLLVATSIATRMGDDQIGAHTIAARIWTFLAFGLDAIAIAGQAITGRALGAGDVTGAREATRRMVMWGVGCGVVFCAAVLLARPLVPALFDAHGEAAAELLSVLWPVALLQPVAGVVFVLDGVLIGAGDQRYLAWAGLWTTLAYLPFAAVAGTLVALWLALGVWMTARLVTLALRAYGTAWMVTGASRTAA, translated from the coding sequence ATGCCACTTACCTCTGGGACCGGACACGGCCGTGCCCATGACAGGGAGATCCTCAGGCTCGCGATCCCGGCATTCGGGGCACTGGTGGCCGAGCCGCTCTTCCTGCTCACCGACTCCGTCATCGTCGGCCACCTCCCCGATCCAGCGCTCGGCGCTCTCGGCGTGGCCAGCGCGGCCCTGTCGGCCCTCGTCGGGCTGTGCGTGTTCCTCGCGTACGCCACCACCGCCGCGGTCGCACGGAGACTGGGGGCGGGGGACGTCAGGCAGGCGATGCGCCAGGGGATGGACGGCCTGTGGCTGGCCGCGATCATCGGACTGGCCGTCGGTGTGGTGTGCTGGCCTCTTGCTCCGTTTATCGTACACCTGTTCGGAGCGACCGGCCAGCTCGCCGCGCAGGCCGTCACCTATCTGCGCATCAGTCTCCTCGGCACCCCCGGCATGCTGCTGGTCCTCGCCGGCACCGGCGTGCTGCGCGGGCTGCAGGACACCCGCACGCCGCTGGCCGTGTCCATCGCGTCGTTCGGGCTGAACGGGCTGCTGAACATCTGGTTCGTGCTCGGCCTCGGCTGGGGGATCTCCGGATCGGCCTGGGGCACGGTCGTCGCGCAGTCGCTGGCCGCCGCGACCTACCTCGCGCTGGTCGTGCGGACCGCCCGTGCGCACGGCGCCTCGCTGCTGCCCGACCTCGCCGGTGTGCGGGCCGCCGGCGCCGCCGGGTTCGCCCTGGTCGTCCGTACGGCATGCCTCCAGGCCGTGCTGCTCGTCGCCACCTCGATCGCGACCCGGATGGGCGACGACCAGATCGGCGCGCACACGATCGCCGCCCGCATCTGGACGTTCCTCGCCTTCGGGCTCGACGCCATCGCGATCGCGGGGCAGGCCATCACGGGCCGCGCGCTGGGCGCGGGCGACGTCACGGGCGCCCGCGAGGCCACCAGGCGCATGGTGATGTGGGGTGTCGGATGCGGCGTCGTGTTCTGCGCGGCCGTCCTGCTCGCGCGCCCGCTGGTGCCCGCCCTGTTCGACGCGCACGGCGAGGCGGCCGCCGAGCTGCTCTCCGTGCTGTGGCCGGTCGCGCTCCTGCAGCCGGTCGCGGGCGTCGTGTTCGTGCTCGACGGCGTGCTCATCGGGGCCGGCGACCAGCGCTACCTCGCCTGGGCGGGGCTGTGGACGACGCTGGCCTACCTGCCGTTCGCCGCCGTCGCGGGCACCCTGGTGGCCCTGTGGCTCGCGCTCGGCGTCTGGATGACCGCCCGGCTCGTCACGCTGGCACTCCGCGCGTACGGCACCGCCTGGATGGTCACGGGCGCCTCGCGGACGGCCGCCTGA
- a CDS encoding amino acid ABC transporter ATP-binding protein translates to MSLLKVEGVWKHYQGLSVLRGIDLEVAPHEVVCLIGASGSGKSTLLRCVNLLETIDDGAIHLDGTEITDVRADPDDVRRRIGMVFQAYNLFPHMTVLDNITLAPRKVHGVRPEEAEARARELLDRFGLADKAGEYPDRLSGGQQQRVAVIRAVATDPRLLLLDEVTSALDPTLVTEVLGVIRELKEAGMTMILATHEMGFARDIADIVCFLEGGVLLESGPPEQIFSAPEHPRTQAFLQRVLEARRM, encoded by the coding sequence ATGAGCCTGCTCAAGGTCGAGGGCGTCTGGAAGCACTACCAGGGGCTGAGCGTGCTGCGCGGGATCGACCTGGAGGTCGCCCCGCACGAGGTGGTCTGCCTGATCGGCGCGTCCGGCTCGGGCAAGTCGACGCTGCTGCGCTGCGTCAACCTGCTGGAGACGATCGACGACGGCGCGATCCACCTGGACGGCACCGAGATCACCGACGTGCGGGCCGACCCCGACGACGTGCGCCGCCGCATCGGCATGGTGTTCCAGGCGTACAACCTGTTCCCGCACATGACAGTGCTCGACAACATCACGCTCGCGCCCCGCAAGGTGCACGGCGTGCGGCCCGAGGAGGCCGAGGCGCGGGCGCGCGAGCTGCTCGACCGGTTCGGGCTGGCCGACAAGGCGGGGGAGTATCCCGACCGGCTGTCCGGCGGCCAGCAGCAGCGGGTCGCCGTCATCCGCGCGGTCGCGACCGATCCCCGCCTGCTGCTGCTCGACGAGGTCACCTCAGCGCTCGATCCGACGCTGGTCACCGAGGTGCTCGGCGTGATCCGCGAGCTCAAGGAGGCCGGGATGACGATGATCCTGGCCACCCACGAGATGGGCTTCGCCCGCGACATCGCCGACATCGTGTGCTTCCTCGAAGGCGGCGTGCTGCTGGAGAGCGGCCCGCCCGAGCAGATCTTCAGCGCGCCCGAGCATCCGCGCACGCAGGCGTTCCTCCAGCGCGTGCTGGAGGCCCGCCGCATGTGA
- a CDS encoding amino acid ABC transporter permease, with protein MTEGEAAGSPVAEPEAAESPAGNPEAAGSREGDLRAEPGGTSLPSEAAAPVGSPGRGESPVWVKSERQLRREAELRGRARRSVSVATASTIVVVVALVVGITSSPGWPRVRETFLSPEAFVAALPDVLRGFVLNIEMFLIAEVFILVLGLLVAVVRGLRSPVFFPLRALAVIYTDVFRGIPTILLIYLVGFGIPALALQGAPSDPVTLGIIALVLSYGAYVAEVFRAGIESVHPSQRAAARSLALTQGQTMRHVVLPQAVRRVIPPLLNDFVSLQKDTALVSVLGPLEALRQAQIHKDLDFNFTPYLVAALLFILLTVPMARFTDHLAARAARRQTGGGTA; from the coding sequence GTGACCGAAGGAGAGGCGGCCGGCTCGCCCGTGGCAGAACCCGAGGCCGCGGAGTCGCCGGCGGGGAATCCGGAGGCCGCGGGATCGCGGGAGGGGGATCTGCGGGCCGAGCCGGGGGGAACGTCGCTGCCCTCGGAGGCCGCCGCGCCGGTGGGAAGCCCCGGACGCGGGGAGTCACCCGTATGGGTGAAGAGCGAGCGCCAGCTCCGCCGGGAGGCGGAGCTGCGCGGCCGGGCACGGCGGTCCGTCTCCGTCGCGACCGCGTCCACGATCGTCGTGGTGGTCGCCCTCGTCGTCGGGATCACCTCGTCGCCGGGGTGGCCGAGGGTGCGGGAGACCTTCCTCAGCCCCGAGGCGTTCGTCGCCGCGCTGCCCGACGTGCTGCGTGGTTTCGTGCTCAACATCGAGATGTTCCTCATCGCCGAGGTGTTCATCCTCGTGCTGGGGCTCCTCGTCGCAGTGGTACGCGGCCTGCGCTCACCGGTGTTCTTCCCGCTGCGCGCGCTGGCCGTGATCTACACCGACGTCTTCCGCGGCATCCCGACCATCCTGCTCATCTATCTGGTCGGGTTCGGCATTCCGGCACTCGCTCTGCAAGGCGCACCCAGTGACCCGGTCACCCTCGGCATCATCGCGCTCGTGCTGTCCTACGGCGCGTACGTCGCCGAGGTGTTCCGGGCGGGCATCGAGTCGGTGCACCCGAGCCAGCGGGCGGCGGCGCGATCGCTGGCGCTGACGCAGGGCCAGACCATGCGTCACGTGGTGCTGCCGCAGGCCGTCCGCCGGGTGATCCCGCCGCTGCTCAACGACTTCGTCTCGCTGCAGAAGGACACCGCGCTGGTCTCCGTGCTCGGCCCGCTGGAGGCGCTGCGGCAGGCGCAGATCCACAAGGACCTCGACTTCAACTTCACGCCCTACCTGGTGGCCGCGCTGCTGTTCATCCTGCTGACGGTGCCGATGGCCCGGTTCACCGACCATCTCGCCGCGCGGGCGGCCCGGCGCCAGACGGGAGGCGGCACGGCATGA
- a CDS encoding ABC transporter substrate-binding protein codes for MRRPSLLLASGALVLAAAACAPADDTSTTASAAASPVGSAAADACAKESLKLITPGKLTIGTDKPAYEPWFKDDNPSNGQGFESAVAYAVAEKMGFTKDEVTWAVVPFDSSFAPGPKQFDFDVNQISITPSRAKAVDFSQGYYTVKQGVVALDGTKFASATSLAELKDAKIGVQAGTTALEAVRSVIQPSKDPSVFNQQVDAVNALKNKQIDAIVVDLPTAFYVTAAQVEGSKIVGQFDANAGEPEEFGLLFQKGNPLVSCVDKALGELRSSGELAQIESQWLTAAAGAPELK; via the coding sequence ATGCGCCGTCCCTCACTCCTGCTGGCGTCCGGCGCTCTCGTGCTGGCGGCCGCCGCCTGCGCTCCGGCGGACGACACCTCCACCACCGCGAGCGCCGCCGCGAGCCCGGTCGGCTCCGCCGCCGCGGACGCGTGCGCGAAGGAGAGCCTCAAGCTCATCACCCCCGGCAAGCTCACGATCGGCACCGACAAGCCGGCGTACGAGCCGTGGTTCAAGGACGACAACCCCTCCAACGGGCAGGGGTTCGAGAGCGCGGTCGCCTACGCCGTGGCCGAGAAGATGGGATTCACCAAGGACGAGGTCACCTGGGCGGTCGTGCCGTTCGACTCGTCGTTCGCCCCGGGGCCCAAGCAGTTCGACTTCGACGTCAACCAGATCTCGATCACCCCCAGCCGGGCCAAGGCCGTCGACTTCAGCCAGGGCTACTACACGGTCAAGCAGGGCGTCGTGGCCCTCGACGGCACGAAGTTCGCCTCCGCCACGAGCCTCGCCGAGCTCAAGGACGCCAAGATCGGCGTGCAGGCCGGCACCACCGCGCTGGAGGCGGTGCGGTCGGTCATCCAGCCCTCCAAGGACCCGAGCGTGTTCAACCAGCAGGTCGACGCGGTCAACGCGCTGAAGAACAAGCAGATCGACGCCATCGTCGTCGACCTGCCGACCGCCTTCTACGTCACCGCCGCCCAGGTGGAGGGCTCGAAGATCGTCGGGCAGTTCGACGCGAACGCCGGGGAGCCCGAGGAGTTCGGCCTGCTGTTCCAGAAGGGCAACCCGCTGGTGAGCTGCGTCGACAAGGCGCTCGGCGAGCTGAGGTCGTCCGGTGAGCTGGCGCAGATCGAGAGCCAGTGGCTGACCGCCGCCGCGGGCGCGCCGGAGCTCAAGTGA
- the rplI gene encoding 50S ribosomal protein L9, translated as MKLILTTEVSGLGAPGDIVEVKDGYGRNYLIPRGFAIRWTRGAESQVASLKKARAAREIRDLGSAKEVAGQLGALKVRLTTRAGESGRLFGSVTTGDIAEAVKAAGGPQLDRRRIEIGNAIKSVGTHKVSVRLHPEVAATIDVEVVAG; from the coding sequence ATGAAGCTCATCCTCACCACTGAGGTCTCCGGCCTCGGCGCTCCCGGCGACATCGTCGAGGTCAAGGACGGCTACGGCCGCAACTACCTCATTCCTCGTGGCTTCGCCATCCGCTGGACCCGCGGCGCCGAGTCGCAGGTCGCCTCGCTGAAGAAGGCGCGCGCCGCCCGCGAGATCCGCGACCTGGGCTCCGCCAAGGAGGTCGCCGGCCAGCTCGGCGCCCTCAAGGTGCGCCTCACGACCCGCGCGGGCGAGTCGGGCCGGCTGTTCGGCTCGGTCACGACCGGCGACATCGCCGAGGCCGTCAAGGCCGCCGGTGGTCCGCAGCTCGACCGCCGCCGCATCGAGATCGGCAACGCGATCAAGAGCGTCGGCACCCACAAGGTGAGCGTCCGGCTGCACCCGGAGGTCGCCGCCACCATCGACGTCGAGGTGGTCGCGGGCTGA
- the rpsR gene encoding 30S ribosomal protein S18: MAKPAVRKPKKKVCLFCHDKISYVDYKDTGLLRKFISDRGKIRARRVTGNCTQHQRDVATAIKNAREMALLPYTSTAR, translated from the coding sequence ATGGCGAAGCCGGCAGTGCGCAAGCCCAAGAAGAAGGTTTGCCTCTTCTGCCACGACAAGATCTCCTACGTCGACTACAAGGACACGGGACTGCTGCGGAAGTTCATCTCCGACCGCGGCAAGATCCGTGCTCGCCGGGTGACGGGCAACTGCACCCAGCACCAGCGCGACGTGGCGACCGCTATCAAGAACGCTCGTGAGATGGCCCTGCTGCCGTACACGAGCACCGCGCGCTGA
- a CDS encoding single-stranded DNA-binding protein → MAAGDTQITIVGNLVDDPELRFTPTGQAVARFRIASTPRFLDRQTNEWKDGEGLFLTCNVWRQAAENVAESLQRGMRVIVQGRLRQRSYETKEGEKRTVYEVEVDEVGPSLRNATAKVNKTSRQGGGGGGFGGPANDPWATAAPAPQGGYGSGGGGGFGGGPQGGGGFGGDFSDEPPF, encoded by the coding sequence ATGGCAGCAGGCGACACCCAGATCACGATCGTCGGCAATCTTGTCGACGACCCGGAGCTGCGCTTCACCCCGACGGGGCAGGCCGTGGCCCGGTTCCGCATCGCGTCCACTCCGCGGTTCCTCGACAGGCAGACCAACGAGTGGAAAGACGGCGAGGGCCTGTTCCTCACCTGCAACGTCTGGCGGCAGGCGGCGGAGAACGTCGCCGAGAGCCTCCAGCGCGGCATGCGGGTGATCGTCCAGGGACGGCTGCGCCAACGGTCGTACGAGACCAAGGAAGGCGAGAAGCGCACGGTCTACGAGGTCGAGGTCGACGAGGTCGGCCCCTCGCTGCGCAACGCCACGGCGAAGGTCAACAAGACCTCGCGCCAGGGCGGTGGCGGCGGCGGCTTCGGCGGACCTGCCAACGACCCGTGGGCGACCGCGGCGCCTGCTCCGCAGGGGGGCTACGGCTCCGGCGGTGGCGGCGGCTTCGGCGGCGGCCCGCAGGGCGGCGGCGGCTTCGGCGGCGACTTCAGCGACGAACCGCCCTTCTAG
- the rpsF gene encoding 30S ribosomal protein S6, whose amino-acid sequence MRRYEMMVILDPSLDERTVQPSLDQFLSVVRNDGGTVEKVDVWGRRRLSYDIAKKSEGIYAVVDLTAEPATVKELDRQLNLNEGILRTKVIRPELH is encoded by the coding sequence ATGCGTCGCTACGAGATGATGGTCATTCTCGACCCGTCCCTCGACGAGCGCACCGTGCAGCCGTCGCTCGACCAGTTCCTCAGCGTCGTCCGCAACGACGGCGGCACCGTGGAGAAGGTCGACGTCTGGGGCCGTCGCCGCCTGTCCTACGACATCGCCAAGAAGTCCGAGGGCATCTACGCCGTGGTCGACCTGACCGCCGAGCCTGCCACCGTGAAGGAGCTGGACCGCCAGCTCAACCTGAACGAGGGCATCCTCCGCACCAAGGTCATCCGCCCCGAGCTCCACTGA
- a CDS encoding deoxyribonuclease IV produces MDSHNGARPRIGAHVDQDDPLAHAAARDADVVQFFLGDPQGWKGPVTPATADALRTSDVDVYVHAPYVINVATANNRIRIPSRKLLDSHLKAAAAIGAKGLIVHGGHVNAGDDPQTGFDNWRKVFERTECPIPVLIENTAGGGNAMARKLERIARLWDAVTAGAPDPSVVGFCLDTCHFHAGGEELAGLVERVKAITGRIDLVHCNDSRDAFDSGADRHANLGNGQIDPELILEVCRAAGAPIVVETPFEGQADDIAFLRKHL; encoded by the coding sequence ATGGACAGCCACAACGGCGCCCGCCCGCGGATCGGAGCCCACGTCGACCAGGACGATCCGCTGGCGCACGCGGCGGCCCGCGACGCCGACGTGGTGCAGTTCTTCCTCGGCGATCCCCAGGGCTGGAAGGGCCCGGTGACGCCCGCCACCGCCGACGCCCTGCGCACCTCGGACGTGGACGTCTACGTGCACGCGCCGTACGTCATCAACGTGGCCACCGCGAACAACCGCATCCGCATCCCGAGCCGCAAGCTGCTCGATTCGCATCTGAAGGCGGCGGCGGCCATCGGCGCCAAGGGCCTGATCGTCCACGGCGGGCACGTCAACGCGGGCGACGACCCGCAGACCGGCTTCGACAACTGGCGCAAGGTCTTCGAGCGCACCGAGTGCCCGATCCCCGTGCTGATCGAGAACACGGCCGGCGGCGGCAACGCGATGGCGCGGAAGCTGGAGCGCATCGCCCGGCTGTGGGACGCGGTGACGGCGGGGGCGCCGGACCCCTCGGTCGTCGGCTTCTGCCTCGACACCTGTCACTTCCACGCGGGCGGCGAGGAGCTCGCCGGCCTCGTGGAGCGGGTGAAGGCGATCACGGGCCGCATCGACCTCGTGCACTGCAACGACTCGCGCGACGCGTTCGACTCCGGGGCCGACCGCCACGCCAACCTCGGCAACGGCCAGATCGACCCCGAGCTGATCCTGGAGGTCTGCCGGGCGGCCGGGGCGCCGATCGTGGTGGAGACGCCGTTCGAGGGCCAGGCCGACGACATCGCGTTCCTGCGCAAGCACCTGTAG
- a CDS encoding glycosyltransferase 87 family protein has product MSATNGGDTMHRRPPWLLLLVWVVTRVMLLLVATQTIPTGHGVAFRNDVTLYRHWSEILAEGQFPAGDEKWQYPPFAALPLLAPRLLPLGYHVAFYLLAALCDLAILFLVWWFSTGRRGGSRTGPWAWTVGAALLGPVLVSRYDLMVTLVAVLALTASANPVVRGSLIGAGLLVKVWPVALLAGLRRWRELLTASWLTVAVAVGGCGVAALTMPHALDFLTAQEKRGLQIESLAATPFALARALGWWDGYTTYRHGAMEAVGGGVGVATMVSLAATPVALALIGLWWLRAAPSPRSYYDAALTTVLFLVATSRVLSPQYLVWVIGIAAVILSVRRDRPGPTQRPAALLVMVAALLTGVMYPWIELDYSWTGTLPGTLVLVLRNLVFLAAAVTSYVQLWRATRRPAGVRDERGVQTPVPAS; this is encoded by the coding sequence GTGTCCGCGACGAACGGGGGAGACACGATGCACCGGAGGCCACCATGGCTCCTGCTGCTGGTGTGGGTCGTGACCAGGGTGATGCTCCTCCTCGTCGCGACCCAGACCATCCCGACCGGGCACGGCGTGGCGTTCAGGAACGACGTCACCCTCTATCGCCACTGGTCCGAGATCCTGGCGGAGGGACAGTTCCCGGCGGGTGACGAGAAGTGGCAGTACCCGCCGTTCGCGGCGCTGCCGCTGCTCGCCCCCCGGCTGCTGCCGCTGGGCTACCACGTCGCCTTCTATCTGCTGGCGGCACTGTGCGACCTCGCGATCCTGTTCCTGGTCTGGTGGTTTTCCACCGGCCGGCGCGGCGGGAGCCGTACGGGGCCGTGGGCGTGGACGGTGGGCGCGGCCCTGCTCGGCCCGGTGCTCGTCTCCCGTTATGACCTCATGGTCACGCTCGTGGCGGTGCTCGCGCTGACGGCGTCGGCCAACCCGGTGGTGCGCGGGTCGCTCATCGGCGCCGGGCTCCTCGTGAAGGTCTGGCCGGTCGCGCTGCTCGCCGGCCTGCGGCGGTGGCGCGAGCTGCTGACCGCGTCGTGGCTCACGGTCGCGGTCGCGGTCGGGGGATGCGGCGTGGCCGCCCTGACGATGCCGCACGCGCTGGACTTCCTGACCGCACAGGAGAAGCGCGGGCTGCAGATCGAGTCGCTCGCCGCCACGCCGTTCGCGCTCGCCCGGGCCCTCGGCTGGTGGGACGGCTACACCACCTATCGGCACGGCGCGATGGAGGCCGTCGGCGGCGGCGTGGGCGTCGCGACGATGGTGAGCCTGGCCGCCACGCCCGTGGCGCTGGCGCTGATCGGCCTGTGGTGGCTGCGCGCGGCCCCCAGCCCCCGGTCGTACTACGACGCCGCTCTCACGACCGTGCTCTTCCTGGTCGCCACCAGCCGGGTGCTGTCACCGCAGTACCTCGTGTGGGTGATCGGCATCGCCGCCGTCATCCTGTCGGTGCGGCGCGACCGGCCGGGCCCGACGCAGCGGCCGGCCGCCCTGCTCGTCATGGTCGCCGCCCTGCTGACGGGCGTCATGTATCCCTGGATCGAGCTGGACTACAGCTGGACGGGCACCCTGCCGGGGACGCTCGTGCTGGTCCTGCGCAACCTCGTCTTCCTCGCCGCGGCCGTCACGTCGTACGTGCAGTTGTGGCGCGCCACGCGCAGGCCCGCGGGGGTGCGGGACGAGCGAGGCGTTCAGACGCCCGTACCCGCTTCCTGA